A part of Ursus arctos isolate Adak ecotype North America chromosome X, UrsArc2.0, whole genome shotgun sequence genomic DNA contains:
- the TFE3 gene encoding transcription factor E3 isoform X2, producing the protein MSSSSSSRVLLRQQLMRAQAQEQERRERREQAAASSFPSPAPASPAISVVGVSAGGHTLGRPPPAQVPREVLKVQTHLENPTRYHLQQARRQQVKQYLSTTLGPKLASQALTPPPGAASAQPLPAPEAAHATGPTGSAPNSPMALLTIGSSSEKEIDDVIDEIISLESSYNDEMLSYLPGGTAGLQLPSTLPVSGNLLDVYSSQGVATPAITVSNSCPAELPNIKREISETEAKALLKERQKKDNHNLIERRRRFNINDRIKELGTLIPKSSDPEMRWNKGTILKASVDYIRKLQKEQQRSKDLESRQRSLEQANRSLQLRIQELELQAQIHGLPVPPTPGLLSLATTSASDSLKPEQLDVEEEGRPGAAPFHAAGGPAQSAPHQHPPAPPSDALLDLHFPSDHLGDLGDPFHLGLEDILMEEEEGVVGGLSGALSPLRAASDPLLSSVSPAVSKASSRRSSFSMEEES; encoded by the exons ATGTCGTCCTCTTCTTCGTCGCGGGTCTTGCTGCGGCAGCAGCTAATGCGGGCCCAGGCCCAGGAGCAGGAGAGGCGTGAGCGACGGGAACAGGCCgcagcctcttccttccccagccctgcccctgcctctcctgccatCTCTGTCGTTGGCGTCTCTGCGGGGGGTCACACGTTGGGCcgtcctccccctgctcaggtgCCCAGGGAGGTGCTCAAG GTGCAGACCCATCTCGAGAACCCGACGCGCTACCACCTACAGCAGGCACGCCGGCAGCAGGTGAAACAGTACCTGTCCACCACACTGGGCCCCAAGCTGGCTTCCCAGGCCCTCACCCCACCACCAGGGGCTGCTAGTGCCCAGCCACTCCCTGCGCCCGAGGCTGCTCATGCTACCGGCCCCACAGGCAGCGCTCCCAACAGCCCCATGGCGCTACTCACCATTGGGTCCAGCTCAGAGAAAGAG ATTGACGATGTCATTGATGAGATCATCAGCCTGGAATCCAGTTACAACGATGAAATGCTCAGCTATCTGCCCGGAGGCACTGCAGGCCTGCAGCTCCCCAGCACG ctgcCTGTGTCAGGGAATCTGCTCGACGTGTACAGTAGTCAGGGCGTGGCCACGCCAGCCATCACTGTCAGCAACTCCTGCCCGGCTGAGCTGCCCAACATCAAACGGGAGATCTCTG AGACGGAGGCCAAGGCCCTTTTGAAGGAACGACAGAAGAAAGACAATCACAACCTGA ttGAGCGTCGCCGGCGATTCAACATCAACGACAGGATCAAGGAGCTGGGCACCCTCATCCCCAAGTCCAGTGACCC GGAGATGCGCTGGAACAAGGGCACCATCCTGAAAGCCTCTGTGGATTATATCCGCAAGttgcagaaggagcagcagcgCTCTAAAGACCTGGAGAGCCGGCAGCGTTCCCTGGAGCAAGCCAACCGCAGCCTGCAGCTCCGAATTCAG GAGCTAGAATTGCAGGCACAGATCCATGGTTTGCCGGTacctcccaccccagggctgctCTCCCTGGCCACAACTTCCGCCTCTGACAGCCTCAAGCCAGAGCAGCTGGACGtagaggaggagggcaggccaggAGCGGCACCGTTTCACGCAGCGGGGGGACCTGCCCAGAGTGCTCCCCATCAGCATCCCCCAGCGCCACCCTCGGATGCCCTTCTGGACCTGCACTTTCCCAGCGACCACCTGGGGGATCTGGGGGACCCCTTCCACCTGGGGCTGGAGGACATtctgatggaggaggaggagggggtggtggggggactGTCGGGCGCCCTGTCCCCACTGCGGGCTGCCTCTGACCCCCTGCTCTCGTCGGTATCCCCCGCTGTCTCCAAGGCCAGCAGTCGCCGCAGCAGCTTCAGCATGGAGGAGGAGTCCTGA
- the TFE3 gene encoding transcription factor E3 isoform X1: MSHAAEPARDGVEASAEGPRAVFVLLEERRPADSAQLLSLNSLLPESGIVADIELESVLDPDSFYELKSQPLPLRSSLPISLQATPAPLSASSSAGGSRTPAMSSSSSSRVLLRQQLMRAQAQEQERRERREQAAASSFPSPAPASPAISVVGVSAGGHTLGRPPPAQVPREVLKVQTHLENPTRYHLQQARRQQVKQYLSTTLGPKLASQALTPPPGAASAQPLPAPEAAHATGPTGSAPNSPMALLTIGSSSEKEIDDVIDEIISLESSYNDEMLSYLPGGTAGLQLPSTLPVSGNLLDVYSSQGVATPAITVSNSCPAELPNIKREISETEAKALLKERQKKDNHNLIERRRRFNINDRIKELGTLIPKSSDPEMRWNKGTILKASVDYIRKLQKEQQRSKDLESRQRSLEQANRSLQLRIQELELQAQIHGLPVPPTPGLLSLATTSASDSLKPEQLDVEEEGRPGAAPFHAAGGPAQSAPHQHPPAPPSDALLDLHFPSDHLGDLGDPFHLGLEDILMEEEEGVVGGLSGALSPLRAASDPLLSSVSPAVSKASSRRSSFSMEEES, encoded by the exons CCTCAACTCGTTGCTTCCTGAATCAGGGATTGTTGCTGACATCGAATTAGAAAGCGTCCTCGATCCGGACAGCTTCTACGAGCTCAAAAGCCAGCCCCTACCGCTCCGCTCAAG CCTCCCAATATCACTGCAAGCCACCCCAGCTCCGCTCTCTGCATCATCTTCTGCAGGGGGCTCCAGGACCCCTGCCATGTCGTCCTCTTCTTCGTCGCGGGTCTTGCTGCGGCAGCAGCTAATGCGGGCCCAGGCCCAGGAGCAGGAGAGGCGTGAGCGACGGGAACAGGCCgcagcctcttccttccccagccctgcccctgcctctcctgccatCTCTGTCGTTGGCGTCTCTGCGGGGGGTCACACGTTGGGCcgtcctccccctgctcaggtgCCCAGGGAGGTGCTCAAG GTGCAGACCCATCTCGAGAACCCGACGCGCTACCACCTACAGCAGGCACGCCGGCAGCAGGTGAAACAGTACCTGTCCACCACACTGGGCCCCAAGCTGGCTTCCCAGGCCCTCACCCCACCACCAGGGGCTGCTAGTGCCCAGCCACTCCCTGCGCCCGAGGCTGCTCATGCTACCGGCCCCACAGGCAGCGCTCCCAACAGCCCCATGGCGCTACTCACCATTGGGTCCAGCTCAGAGAAAGAG ATTGACGATGTCATTGATGAGATCATCAGCCTGGAATCCAGTTACAACGATGAAATGCTCAGCTATCTGCCCGGAGGCACTGCAGGCCTGCAGCTCCCCAGCACG ctgcCTGTGTCAGGGAATCTGCTCGACGTGTACAGTAGTCAGGGCGTGGCCACGCCAGCCATCACTGTCAGCAACTCCTGCCCGGCTGAGCTGCCCAACATCAAACGGGAGATCTCTG AGACGGAGGCCAAGGCCCTTTTGAAGGAACGACAGAAGAAAGACAATCACAACCTGA ttGAGCGTCGCCGGCGATTCAACATCAACGACAGGATCAAGGAGCTGGGCACCCTCATCCCCAAGTCCAGTGACCC GGAGATGCGCTGGAACAAGGGCACCATCCTGAAAGCCTCTGTGGATTATATCCGCAAGttgcagaaggagcagcagcgCTCTAAAGACCTGGAGAGCCGGCAGCGTTCCCTGGAGCAAGCCAACCGCAGCCTGCAGCTCCGAATTCAG GAGCTAGAATTGCAGGCACAGATCCATGGTTTGCCGGTacctcccaccccagggctgctCTCCCTGGCCACAACTTCCGCCTCTGACAGCCTCAAGCCAGAGCAGCTGGACGtagaggaggagggcaggccaggAGCGGCACCGTTTCACGCAGCGGGGGGACCTGCCCAGAGTGCTCCCCATCAGCATCCCCCAGCGCCACCCTCGGATGCCCTTCTGGACCTGCACTTTCCCAGCGACCACCTGGGGGATCTGGGGGACCCCTTCCACCTGGGGCTGGAGGACATtctgatggaggaggaggagggggtggtggggggactGTCGGGCGCCCTGTCCCCACTGCGGGCTGCCTCTGACCCCCTGCTCTCGTCGGTATCCCCCGCTGTCTCCAAGGCCAGCAGTCGCCGCAGCAGCTTCAGCATGGAGGAGGAGTCCTGA